In the genome of Populus trichocarpa isolate Nisqually-1 chromosome 6, P.trichocarpa_v4.1, whole genome shotgun sequence, one region contains:
- the LOC7479654 gene encoding calmodulin-interacting protein 111 isoform X2 has protein sequence MKLGITLLLRRFFLLVSKNGARLSSNLAYMMGCPASGKVVFVHTIRNKLLTDIVNGNDTPEGANADDLSLHNCNELYLELVPFMDRVKMKSDTMSAMKLSAEKRHDRSENGMISSPKTPLCQPKLSSPSPIHLTSPICEEAASNISNSNGTDVGLLNIKEVLEDESAKKLLQVCATSWLYSRVLICGNLVAIPVLSNLCIFRVKSANKLPADGSDQDLMKDRTHGMQPQDSEELSHMKDAFSINRETKVYLHQHMNSTAERPQKQGLPLMQSECINGKTIIGNERSKLGGLHKEYTVLKDIIVSSTKNTLSCFGLRTTKGVLLHGPPGTGKTSLARLCVIDAGVNLFSVNGPEIFSQYYGESEQAMHKVFDSACQSAPAVVFIDELDAIAPARKDGGEELSQRMVATLLNLMDGIARTDGLLVIAATNRPDSIEPALRRPGRLDREIEIGVPSPSQRLDILHTLLSEMEHSVSDMQLKQLAMATHGFVGADLAALCNEAALVCLKRHARSKKSDYSSRSKGSSIAYEGHSDSMVKGSDCSTGARDMLRDGADSASSSTSHLPVSLENLSSSCSDGDVSEITDNTEKGIIACPREEFLVEEEALLNIVSEDFEMARMKVRPSAMREVILEVPKVNWEDVGGQGEIKTQLMEAVLWPQTHQDAFKRIGTRPPTGILMFGPPGCSKTLMARAVASKAGLNFLAVKGPELFSKWVGESEKAVRSLFAKARANAPSIIFFDEIDGLAVIRGKESDGVSVSDRVMSQLLIELDGLQQRVNVTVIAATNRPDKIDPALLRPGRFDRLLYVGPPNQNDREDIFRIHLHKVPCSSDVNIKELACLTDGCTGADIALICREAAVAAIEENIDASEVPMQHLKTAIQQVQPTEINSYQDLSAKFQRLVHSSDKDELGNQECSSRANSFSIRTIIKSAMQFLNRSSASGSGQ, from the exons ATGAAGCTGGGAATTACTTTGCTCTTGCGACGGTTTTTCCTTCTT GTTTCCAAGAATGGAGCCCGGTTGTCATCAAACCTTGCCTATATGATGGGATGCCCTGCTTCAGGCAAGGTTGTATTTGTTCACACTATTAGAAATAAACTCCTAACTGATATTGTAAATGGGAATGATACGCCAGAAGGTGCAAATGCTGATGATCTTTCACTTCATAACTGCAATGAATTGTATCTGGAGCTAGTTCCTTTTATGGACAGAGTAAAAATGAAGAGTGATACTATGTCTGCAATGAAATTATCTGCAGAAAAAAGACATGACAGATCTGAAAATGGCATGATTTCATCCCCGAAGACACCGTTGTGTCAGCCAAAGCTTAGCTCTCCTAGTCCCATTCACTTAACTTCACCGATATGTGAAGAAGCAGCATCCAATATATCCAATTCAAATGGCACAGATGTTGGTTTGCTGAATATCAAAGAGGTATTAGAGGATGAAAGTGCCAAGAAACTTCTACAGGTCTGTGCTACGTCATGGTTGTATTCTCGTGTTCTAATATGTGGAAATCTTGTGGCCATCCCAGTGCTTTCAAATCTTTGCATTTTCCGTGTCAAAAGTGCAAATAAATTACCTGCAGATGGTAGTGATCAAGATTTGATGAAAGATAGAACTCATGGGATGCAGCCTCAAGATTCTGAAGAATTGAGCCATATGAAAGATGCTTTTTCCATAAACCGTGAGACAAAAGTATATTTACATCAACATATGAACTCAACGGCTGAAAGGCCACAAAAACAAGGTTTGCCATTAATGCAAAGTGAATGTATTAATGGTAAAACAATTATAGGAAATGAGAGATCAAAATTGGGTGGTCTACATAAGGAATATACAGTTTTGAAGGACATAATTGTATCATCCACGAAGAACACTTTGTCATG TTTTGGCTTACGAACTACAAAGGGAGTGCTTCTTCACGGCCCACCTGGAACTGGAAAGACTTCTTTGGCTCGATTATGTGTCATTGATGCTGGTGTCAACCTTTTCTCAGTAAACGGACCTGAGATATTTAGTCAGTATTATGGAGAAAGTGAACAAGCAATGCATAAAGTTTTTGATTCAGCCTGTCAATCTGCACCTGCCGtg GTGTTCATTGATGAGTTGGATGCAATTGCACCTGCACGGAAAGATGGAGGTGAAGAACTATCTCAAAGAATGGTAGCTACATTATTGAATTTGATGGATGGGATTGCTAGGACTGATGGACTGCTTGTTATTGCTGCTACAAACAGGCCTGATAGTATCGAGCCTGCACTGAGGCGGCCTGGAAGACTTGACAGAGAAATTGAAATAG GTGTGCCTTCTCCCAGCCAACGATTGGACATACTTCATACTCTTCTAAGTGAAATGGAGCACTCAGTTTCAGATATGCAACTTAAACAACTTGCCATGGCTACTCATGGTTTTGTGGGTGCTGATTTAGCAGCCCTCTGTAATGAGGCAGCTTTGGTTTGTCTCAAGCGTCATGCTAGATCCAAAAAATCTGATTATAGTTCTCGTTCCAAGGGATCATCTATTGCATATGAAGGCCATTCTGACAGCATGGTGAAAGGATCTGATTGCTCAACAGGGGCAAGAGATATGTTGAGGGATGGTGCAGATTCTGCATCTTCAAGCACCTCACATTTGCCTGTTTCCTTGGAGAACCTGTCATCTTCTTGCTCGGACGGAGATGTCTCAGAGATCACAGATAATACAGAGAAAGGAATTATTGCTTGTCCTAGAGAGGAATTTTTGGTGGAAGAAGAAGCCTTGTTGAACATTGTTTCTGAAGATTTTGAAATGGCCAGGATGAAAGTGAGGCCTAGTGCCATGAGAGAG GTAATCCTTGAGGTTCCAAAAGTTAATTGGGAAGATGTGGGCGGCCAGGGGGaaataaaaacccaattaaTGGAAGCAGTGCTATGGCCTCAAACACACCAGGATGCATTCAAGCGCATTGGTACCCGTCCCCCAACGGGGATATTGATGTTTGGTCCCCCTGGTTGTAGCAAAACTCTTATGGCCCGTGCAGTGGCTTCTAAAGCAGGATTGAATTTCCTTGCAGTGAAGGGTCCAGAACTTTTTAGCAAATGGGTTGGTGAATCCGAGAAGGCTGTAAGATCCCTCTTTGCAAAGGCAAGGGCAAATGCTCCAtcaattatattctttgatgaaattgatggCCTTGCTGTTATTCGTGGGAAGGAAAGTGATGGGGTTTCGGTTTCAGATAGGGTTATGAGTCAACTCCTTATTGAATTGGATG GCTTGCAACAAAGAGTTAATGTTACTGTAATTGCTGCTACAAATCGGCCAGACAAGATTGATCCTgcccttttgagaccag GGCGCTTTGATCGACTGTTGTACGTGGGACCTCCAAATCAGAATGACAGGGAAGACATATTTCGTATCCATTTGCACAAAGTTCCATGCAGTTCTGATGTCAATATAAAAGAACTAGCTTGTCTCACTGATGGGTGCACTGGAGCTGATATAGCATTAATCTGCCGGGAGGCAGCTGTTGCAGCCATTGAG GAGAATATTGATGCTTCGGAAGTACCCATGCAACATTTAAAGACTGCAATTCAACAAGTCCAGCCAACGGAGATCAATTCTTATCAAGATCTATCAGCAAAATTTCAGAGGCTCGTTCACTCCAGTGACAAAGATGAATTGGGAAACCAAGAGTGCTCGAGCAGGGCAAACTCGTTTTCCATCAG GACCATAATAAAATCCGCGATGCAGTTCTTGAATCGTTCCTCTGCCTCAGGCTCTGGGCAATAG
- the LOC7479654 gene encoding calmodulin-interacting protein 111 isoform X1, with translation MPSKTKKNSKTPSRLSNSDQSASSPRTPSLASSIDLEASQQENIALCLEEASSKYPYLIDKSAFIGRITDVEAESSTTARGCKIWLSESSMVSSSLAPGSIVSVSLAAVERRFSSSSFPLSSFSYEWSRQCEVESVDKITNEAGNYFALATVFPSCKVSKNGARLSSNLAYMMGCPASGKVVFVHTIRNKLLTDIVNGNDTPEGANADDLSLHNCNELYLELVPFMDRVKMKSDTMSAMKLSAEKRHDRSENGMISSPKTPLCQPKLSSPSPIHLTSPICEEAASNISNSNGTDVGLLNIKEVLEDESAKKLLQVCATSWLYSRVLICGNLVAIPVLSNLCIFRVKSANKLPADGSDQDLMKDRTHGMQPQDSEELSHMKDAFSINRETKVYLHQHMNSTAERPQKQGLPLMQSECINGKTIIGNERSKLGGLHKEYTVLKDIIVSSTKNTLSCFGLRTTKGVLLHGPPGTGKTSLARLCVIDAGVNLFSVNGPEIFSQYYGESEQAMHKVFDSACQSAPAVVFIDELDAIAPARKDGGEELSQRMVATLLNLMDGIARTDGLLVIAATNRPDSIEPALRRPGRLDREIEIGVPSPSQRLDILHTLLSEMEHSVSDMQLKQLAMATHGFVGADLAALCNEAALVCLKRHARSKKSDYSSRSKGSSIAYEGHSDSMVKGSDCSTGARDMLRDGADSASSSTSHLPVSLENLSSSCSDGDVSEITDNTEKGIIACPREEFLVEEEALLNIVSEDFEMARMKVRPSAMREVILEVPKVNWEDVGGQGEIKTQLMEAVLWPQTHQDAFKRIGTRPPTGILMFGPPGCSKTLMARAVASKAGLNFLAVKGPELFSKWVGESEKAVRSLFAKARANAPSIIFFDEIDGLAVIRGKESDGVSVSDRVMSQLLIELDGLQQRVNVTVIAATNRPDKIDPALLRPGRFDRLLYVGPPNQNDREDIFRIHLHKVPCSSDVNIKELACLTDGCTGADIALICREAAVAAIEENIDASEVPMQHLKTAIQQVQPTEINSYQDLSAKFQRLVHSSDKDELGNQECSSRANSFSIRTIIKSAMQFLNRSSASGSGQ, from the exons atgCCATCAAAGACAAAGAAGAATTCAAAGACACCATCGAGGCTGTCAAATTCTGACCAGTCTGCTTCATCTCCTAGAACACCATCATTGGCATCTAGTATAGACTTAGAAGCTAGTCAACAAGAAAATATTGCGTTGTGTTTAGAAGAAGCATCGAGTAAATATCCGTATTTGATTGATAAATCTGCTTTCATTGGTCGAATCACTGATGTTGAGGCGGAGTCTAGTACAACTGCAAGAGGTTGTAAGATTTGGCTTTCAGAATCTTCTAtggtttcttcttctcttgCCCCTGGTTCCATTGTATCG GTGTCACTTGCTGCTGTGGAGAGGAGATTTTCGAGTAGTAGTTTTCCTCTCAGTTCGTTTTCCTATGAATGGTCTAGACAATGTGAAGTGGAATCTGTGGATAAAATAACTAATGAAGCTGGGAATTACTTTGCTCTTGCGACGGTTTTTCCTTCTTGTAAg GTTTCCAAGAATGGAGCCCGGTTGTCATCAAACCTTGCCTATATGATGGGATGCCCTGCTTCAGGCAAGGTTGTATTTGTTCACACTATTAGAAATAAACTCCTAACTGATATTGTAAATGGGAATGATACGCCAGAAGGTGCAAATGCTGATGATCTTTCACTTCATAACTGCAATGAATTGTATCTGGAGCTAGTTCCTTTTATGGACAGAGTAAAAATGAAGAGTGATACTATGTCTGCAATGAAATTATCTGCAGAAAAAAGACATGACAGATCTGAAAATGGCATGATTTCATCCCCGAAGACACCGTTGTGTCAGCCAAAGCTTAGCTCTCCTAGTCCCATTCACTTAACTTCACCGATATGTGAAGAAGCAGCATCCAATATATCCAATTCAAATGGCACAGATGTTGGTTTGCTGAATATCAAAGAGGTATTAGAGGATGAAAGTGCCAAGAAACTTCTACAGGTCTGTGCTACGTCATGGTTGTATTCTCGTGTTCTAATATGTGGAAATCTTGTGGCCATCCCAGTGCTTTCAAATCTTTGCATTTTCCGTGTCAAAAGTGCAAATAAATTACCTGCAGATGGTAGTGATCAAGATTTGATGAAAGATAGAACTCATGGGATGCAGCCTCAAGATTCTGAAGAATTGAGCCATATGAAAGATGCTTTTTCCATAAACCGTGAGACAAAAGTATATTTACATCAACATATGAACTCAACGGCTGAAAGGCCACAAAAACAAGGTTTGCCATTAATGCAAAGTGAATGTATTAATGGTAAAACAATTATAGGAAATGAGAGATCAAAATTGGGTGGTCTACATAAGGAATATACAGTTTTGAAGGACATAATTGTATCATCCACGAAGAACACTTTGTCATG TTTTGGCTTACGAACTACAAAGGGAGTGCTTCTTCACGGCCCACCTGGAACTGGAAAGACTTCTTTGGCTCGATTATGTGTCATTGATGCTGGTGTCAACCTTTTCTCAGTAAACGGACCTGAGATATTTAGTCAGTATTATGGAGAAAGTGAACAAGCAATGCATAAAGTTTTTGATTCAGCCTGTCAATCTGCACCTGCCGtg GTGTTCATTGATGAGTTGGATGCAATTGCACCTGCACGGAAAGATGGAGGTGAAGAACTATCTCAAAGAATGGTAGCTACATTATTGAATTTGATGGATGGGATTGCTAGGACTGATGGACTGCTTGTTATTGCTGCTACAAACAGGCCTGATAGTATCGAGCCTGCACTGAGGCGGCCTGGAAGACTTGACAGAGAAATTGAAATAG GTGTGCCTTCTCCCAGCCAACGATTGGACATACTTCATACTCTTCTAAGTGAAATGGAGCACTCAGTTTCAGATATGCAACTTAAACAACTTGCCATGGCTACTCATGGTTTTGTGGGTGCTGATTTAGCAGCCCTCTGTAATGAGGCAGCTTTGGTTTGTCTCAAGCGTCATGCTAGATCCAAAAAATCTGATTATAGTTCTCGTTCCAAGGGATCATCTATTGCATATGAAGGCCATTCTGACAGCATGGTGAAAGGATCTGATTGCTCAACAGGGGCAAGAGATATGTTGAGGGATGGTGCAGATTCTGCATCTTCAAGCACCTCACATTTGCCTGTTTCCTTGGAGAACCTGTCATCTTCTTGCTCGGACGGAGATGTCTCAGAGATCACAGATAATACAGAGAAAGGAATTATTGCTTGTCCTAGAGAGGAATTTTTGGTGGAAGAAGAAGCCTTGTTGAACATTGTTTCTGAAGATTTTGAAATGGCCAGGATGAAAGTGAGGCCTAGTGCCATGAGAGAG GTAATCCTTGAGGTTCCAAAAGTTAATTGGGAAGATGTGGGCGGCCAGGGGGaaataaaaacccaattaaTGGAAGCAGTGCTATGGCCTCAAACACACCAGGATGCATTCAAGCGCATTGGTACCCGTCCCCCAACGGGGATATTGATGTTTGGTCCCCCTGGTTGTAGCAAAACTCTTATGGCCCGTGCAGTGGCTTCTAAAGCAGGATTGAATTTCCTTGCAGTGAAGGGTCCAGAACTTTTTAGCAAATGGGTTGGTGAATCCGAGAAGGCTGTAAGATCCCTCTTTGCAAAGGCAAGGGCAAATGCTCCAtcaattatattctttgatgaaattgatggCCTTGCTGTTATTCGTGGGAAGGAAAGTGATGGGGTTTCGGTTTCAGATAGGGTTATGAGTCAACTCCTTATTGAATTGGATG GCTTGCAACAAAGAGTTAATGTTACTGTAATTGCTGCTACAAATCGGCCAGACAAGATTGATCCTgcccttttgagaccag GGCGCTTTGATCGACTGTTGTACGTGGGACCTCCAAATCAGAATGACAGGGAAGACATATTTCGTATCCATTTGCACAAAGTTCCATGCAGTTCTGATGTCAATATAAAAGAACTAGCTTGTCTCACTGATGGGTGCACTGGAGCTGATATAGCATTAATCTGCCGGGAGGCAGCTGTTGCAGCCATTGAG GAGAATATTGATGCTTCGGAAGTACCCATGCAACATTTAAAGACTGCAATTCAACAAGTCCAGCCAACGGAGATCAATTCTTATCAAGATCTATCAGCAAAATTTCAGAGGCTCGTTCACTCCAGTGACAAAGATGAATTGGGAAACCAAGAGTGCTCGAGCAGGGCAAACTCGTTTTCCATCAG GACCATAATAAAATCCGCGATGCAGTTCTTGAATCGTTCCTCTGCCTCAGGCTCTGGGCAATAG
- the LOC7495685 gene encoding transcription factor MYBC1, with product MREDDSNWFSRWEEELPSLEELMPLSQTLITPDLALAFDITNPSNTTTTTTTNNHNSSLHQNQPLPPPPPPPAAVSPTPTNPLASPQPNSGDFAADSSELGSGAAGDEPRTLKRPRLVWTPQLHKRFVDAVAHLGIKNAVPKTIMQLMNVDGLTRENVASHLQKYRLYLKRMQGLSSGGGGNGTGGGGGLTGGTDAATDHLFASSPVPAHFLHPGRPNSDHFLPFVPVAALQNHHHQHQMAAMGHPQLPSQYHRQMGHFGSPTNGQFEHPFLPRQTQQPVHRMGAPVPNTVPGYVEDLESVNGNGGRKVLTLFPTGDD from the coding sequence atgagAGAGGATGATTCAAATTGGTTTTCAAGATGGGAAGAAGAGCTTCCTTCACTTGAAGAACTGATGCCTTTATCACAAACCCTAATCACTCCTGATCTTGCTCTTGCTTTTGATATTACAAACCCCAGtaataccaccaccaccaccactactaaTAACCATAACTCTTCTCTCCATCAAAATCAGCCTTTACCACCTCCCCCACCACCACCGGCTGCGGTTTCTCCAACCCCAACTAATCCATTGGCCTCACCACAGCCTAATTCAGGGGACTTTGCTGCGGATTCTAGTGAATTAGGCTCAGGTGCAGCAGGAGATGAGCCAAGAACCCTTAAAAggccaaggcttgtttggactCCGCAGCTTCATAAGAGGTTTGTGGATGCTGTGGCACATTTAGGGATCAAGAATGCCGTCCCTAAGACAATAATGCAGTTAATGAATGTAGATGGGTTGACTAGAGAGAATGTTGCAAGTCATTTGCAAAAATATAGGctttatttgaaaagaatgcAGGGTTTGTCctctggtggtggtggtaatggtactggtggtggaggtggactCACTGGTGGTACTGATGCTGCTACGGATCATTTGTTTGCAAGTTCTCCCGTGCCAGCGCATTTTCTGCATCCAGGGAGGCCTAATTCGGATCATTTCTTGCCGTTTGTGCCTGTAGCTGCATTGCAAAACCATCATCACCAACACCAGATGGCTGCAATGGGACATCCCCAATTGCCAAGTCAGTATCATAGGCAGATGGGGCACTTTGGGTCGCCGACAAATGGTCAGTTTGAGCATCCATTTTTGCCTAGGCAAACACAGCAGCCTGTGCATAGGATGGGGGCACCAGTGCCCAATACAGTTCCTGGTTATGTGGAAGATTTGGAGTCAGTGAATGGGAATGGAGGAAGGAAAGTTCTCACTTTATTTCCAACAGGGGATGATTGA
- the LOC7479655 gene encoding phosphate transporter PHO1 homolog 5, translated as MAGIFSVTAAIYGTYWDLVMDWGLLQFKSKNWLLRDKLLIPYRSVYFGAMVLNVLLRFAWLQTVLNFQVSFPHAQTLSAIVASLADYGTFSDQVGE; from the exons ATGGCTGGGATATTCTCAGTAACTGCAGCTATCTATGGAACATACTGGGACCTAGTCATGGACTGGGGGCTCCTGCAATTTAAGTCGAAGAACTGGTTGCTAAGAGACAAACTTCTTATTCCATACCGAAGTGTGTATTTTGGAGCAATG GTCCTGAATGTATTGCTGAGATTTGCCTGGTTGCAAACTGTCCTGAACTTCCAGGTATCTTTCCCACATGCTCAAACCTTAAGCGCAATTGTTGCCAGCCTAGCGGATTATGGAACTTTTTCAG ATCAAGTTGGAGAATGA